In one Mus caroli chromosome 14, CAROLI_EIJ_v1.1, whole genome shotgun sequence genomic region, the following are encoded:
- the Oxgr1 gene encoding 2-oxoglutarate receptor 1 translates to MIEPLDSPANDSDFLDYTTALGNCTDEQISFKMQYLPVIYSIIFLVGFPGNTVAISIYIFKMRPWRGSTVIMLNLALTDLLYLTSLPFLIHYYASGENWIFGDFMCKFIRFGFHFNLYSSILFLTCFSLFRYVVIIHPMSCFSIQKTRWAVVACAGVWVISLVAVMPMTFLITSTTRTNRSACLDLTSSDDLTTIKWYNLILTATTFCLPLVIVTLCYTTIISTLTHGPRTHSCFKQKARRLTILLLLVFYICFLPFHILRVIRIESRLLSISCSIESHIHEAYIVSRPLAALNTFGNLLLYVVVSNNFQQAFCSVVRCKASGDLEQGKKDSCSNNP, encoded by the coding sequence ATGATTGAGCCACTGGACAGTCCAGCCAATGATTCGGATTTCCTGGATTACACAACTGCTTTGGGAAACTGCACTGACGAGCAAATCTCATTCAAGATGCAGTACCTTCCCGTCATCTATAGCATCATCTTCCTCGTGGGCTTCCCGGGGAACACAGTGGCCATCTCCATCTACATTTTCAAGATGCGGCCGTGGAGGGGCAGTACAGTCATCATGCTGAACCTGGCCTTGACGGACTTGCTGTATCTGACCAGCCTCCCATTCCTCATCCATTACTATGCCAGTGGTGAAAACTGGATCTTTGGAGATTTCATGTGCAAGTTCATCCGCTTCGGCTTCCACTTCAACCTCTACAGCAGCATTCTCTTCCTcacctgcttcagtctcttccGTTACGTTGTGATAATTCACCCGATGAGCTGCTTTTCTATTCAGAAAactcgctgggcagtggtagctTGTGCTGGGGTGTGGGTCATTTCTTTGGTAGCTGTCATGCCCATGACTTTCCTGATCACATCAACCACCCGGACCAATAGGTCTGCTTGCCTTGACCTCACCAGTTCAGATGACCTCACTACTATCAAGTGGTACAATCTCATTTTGACAGCCACCACTTTCTGCCTGCCATTGGTGATAGTGACACTTTGCTACACGACAATTATCAGTACCCTGACTCACGGTCCTCGGACCCACAGCTGCTTTAAGCAGAAGGCTCGGAGGCTGACTATTCTGCTTCTCCTTGTGTTCTATATATGTTTCTTACCCTTCCACATCTTGAGGGTCATTCGGATCGAATCTCGCCTGCTTTCAATCAGCTGCTCCATTGAGAGTCACATCCATGAAGCTTACATTGTTTCTAGACCATTAGCTGCCCTCAACACCTTTGGCAACTTGTTGTTATATGTCGTGGTCAGCAATAACTTCCAGCAGGCATTCTGCTCTGTAGTGAGATGCAAAGCCAGTGGGGACCttgaacaaggaaagaaagacagttgCTCAAACAACCCTTGA